A genomic region of Eucalyptus grandis isolate ANBG69807.140 chromosome 5, ASM1654582v1, whole genome shotgun sequence contains the following coding sequences:
- the LOC104443685 gene encoding uncharacterized protein LOC104443685, translating to MVQVQLPQHLYHLLQQCVGAAGGGGGPVPGTPGLSGAASAAVAALSQLSQFADTMSVAERVVSGFGQPQVSHPQFSGVNQPFRGSNLGHFAHHHASVGGPTINGRGHRRKKHKGGHQINEGTKLSNNNRKPSADAQAAEATATCQASNNAIHKAPTQGGKAAWCELCRVECTSIDILEQHKNGKRHKKNMQRAEQLKNTANNLEAPSQNHQDPGAGPGPDSSQLCNNALQGDVLAKIDGNSSGAITDVQINTVGQADNQTGSSQNLHLQSQVETRKSVKKRKIKGGGEWERQKKLEATAQPNKPPQSKVVGPIVCDLCNIRCDTREVFDRHLSGKKHLARRIRFEGHRAQYGSLGLQALYPPNPAATPRVSHPQSGLEPQTLNAVPSAAPDQNHIAAVPDGTATHGSCQASKCCPTAVDLNIAPTGAGAQP from the exons ATGGTCCAGGTCCAGCTCCCGCAGCACCTGTATCATCTGCTCCAGCAATGCGTCGGGGCggccggcggaggcggagggccGGTTCCCGGAACGCCCGGGTTGAGCGGGGCCGCGTCGGCGGCCGTGGCGGCGCTGTCGCAGCTGAGTCAGTTCGCGGACACGATGAGCGTGGCGGAGAGGGTGGTTTCCGGGTTTGGCCAGCCGCAG GTTAGTCACCCTCAATTCAGTGGTGTTAACCAGCCATTTAGGGGGTCCAACCTTGGGCACTTTGCCCACCATCATGCCAGTGTAGGTGGTCCAACAATTAATGGGAGAGGACACAGACGCAAGAAGCACAAGGGTGGCCATCAGATTAATGAGGGCACAAAATTGTCTAACAACAACAGGAAACCATCTGCAGATGCACAAGCAGCGGAAGCTACGGCCACATGTCAGGCTTCCAATAATGCCATCCATAAAGCTCCAACTCAAGGGGGAAAAGCTGCTTGGTGTGAACTCTGTAGAGTTGAGTGCACCAGCATTGATATACTTGAGCAGCATAAGAATGGAAAGCGGCATAAGAAGAACATGCAGAGAGCTGAACAATTGAAGAACACTGCGAACAATTTAGAGGCCCCATCACAAAATCACCAGGACCCTGGAGCTGGGCCTGGTCCAGACAGTTCCCAACTGTGCAACAATGCTCTGCAAGGTGATGTACTTGCGAAAATTGATGGCAATAGCAGTGGTGCAATCACAGATGTGCAAATAAACACAGTAGGACAGGCGGACAACCAGACAGGGTCATCGCAGAATTTGCATCTCCAGAGTCAAGTTGAGACTAGGAAGTCTGTCAAGAAACGGAAGATTAAGGGGGGTGGAGAATGGGAACGCCAGAAGAAGTTGGAAGCCACTGCACAACCGAATAAACCTCCTCAGTCTAAGGTGGTTGGTCCAATAGTCTGCGATCTGTGCAATATTAGGTGCGACACAAGGGAAGTGTTTGACCGCCATCTTTCTGGTAAAAAGCACCTTGCTAGGCGTATACGCTTTGAAGGGCACCGAGCTCAATATGGATCACTGGGACTGCAGGCTCTCTACCCTCCAAATCCTGCGGCAACACCTCGTGTTTCACACCCTCAGAGTGGGCTGGAACCACAAACTCTCAATGCAGTTCCTAGCGCAGCGCCAGATCAGAATCACATTGCTGCTGTGCCAGATGGAACTGCAACCCATGGTTCTTGTCAAGCTTCAAAATGCTGTCCCACTGCTGTCGACCTAAATATTGCTCCAACGGGAGCTGGAGCTCAACCATAA
- the LOC104443687 gene encoding probable pectinesterase 68, which translates to MADSTSSSSVFTFCCLAAFLLCFSRSPLQVAGSRRRGLGADVADVGSSSNSTGHHHRWIGPVGHRLITVSINGSADFTSVQAAIDSIPENNRKNVTIRISAGCYIEKVVVPATKQFITFQGEGRDVTVIEWHDRASDRGANGQQLRTYRTASVTVFANYFSARNISFKNTAPAPMPGKQGWQAVAFRISGDKAYFSGCGFYGAQDTLCDDAGRHYFRECYIEGSIDFIFGNGRSMYKDCQLHSIATRFGSIAAHGRKSPDEKTGFAFVGCRVTGTGQIYVGRAMGQYSRIVYSFTYFDDVVARGGWDDWDHASNKNKTVFFGVYRCFGPGAAATRGVSWARELEYDEAHRFLVKSFVNGRHWIAPYDA; encoded by the exons ATGGCTGATTCTACGAGTTCTTCGTCGGTCTTTACTTTCTGTTGCTTAGCCGCCTTCTTACTTTGCTTCTCTCGCTCGCCGTTGCAGGTCGCGGGTTCTCGCCGCCGTGGCCTTGGCGCTGATGTTGCGGACGTCGGTTCCTCCTCCAACTCCACCGGGCACCACCACAGGTGGATCGGGCCGGTCGGGCACCGCCTCATCACCGTCAGCATCAACGGGTCCGCCGACTTCACGTCGGTCCAGGCCGCCATCGACTCGATCCCGGAGAACAATAGAAAGAACGTCACCATTCGAATCAGCGCAGGATGTTACAT CGAGAAGGTGGTTGTCCCGGCGACCAAGCAGTTCATCACGTTCCAAGGCGAGGGAAGAGACGTGACGGTGATCGAGTGGCACGACCGAGCAAGCGACCGCGGCGCCAATGGCCAACAGCTCCGTACTTACCGAACAGCTTCGGTCACCGTTTTCGCCAATTATTTCTCTGCCAGGAATATTAGCTTCAAG AACACGGCGCCGGCACCCATGCCGGGGAAGCAAGGGTGGCAAGCAGTGGCGTTCCGGATATCAGGGGACAAGGCCTACTTCTCAGGGTGCGGATTCTACGGTGCGCAAGACACGCTGTGCGACGATGCCGGCCGGCACTACTTTAGGGAGTGCTACATCGAGGGGTCTATCGACTTCATCTTTGGAAACGGCCGGTCCATGTACAAG GATTGCCAGCTCCACTCGATCGCCACGAGGTTTGGGTCGATAGCGGCGCACGGCCGGAAGTCGCCGGACGAGAAGACGGGGTTCGCCTTCGTGGGGTGCAGGGTCACGGGGACGGGACAGATCTACGTGGGCCGGGCAATGGGGCAGTACTCCAGGATCGTCTACTCCTTCACTTACTTCGACGACGTCGTCGCCCGCGGCGGCTGGGATGACTGGGACCACGCCAGCAACAAGAACAA GACCGTGTTTTTCGGAGTCTACAGGTGCTTCGGTCCGGGGGCCGCGGCAACACGGGGCGTCTCGTGGGCTCGGGAGCTCGAGTACGATGAGGCCCACCGGTTCCTCGTCAAGAGTTTCGTCAACGGGAGACACTGGATCGCGCCTTACGACGCTTGA
- the LOC104443684 gene encoding WAT1-related protein At5g47470, whose product MAWRLRKEALEDVAVIGGLIGVQFVYAGNSVLLSYLLSLGFNPLTLVILSALATFVILSPVAVLFERHLWPRKIGWKLMLQLVLISFTGVTMFQSLFLKGIKMTSPAMATAMPNLAPGLIFVIAWAIRLEKVKWSCVYSKVKIVGTLMCVAGALAMSVMHSAGKKEDKFTSASSDVVFDKEKIIGCLYLMGAVFVLSSNIVLQAVTLGQFPAPMSLCAITSLIGAFTTVAVQLFEDYKSLFSLPLVSFGSVVGFSLLAGSVGGLTVSFNGWAMKKRGPVLVSMFSPVGTVCSVVLSVLTIGDTIKLGSLAGMLLMFTGLYFVLWAKGKEGYSHGDDLESEFDAEKPLLT is encoded by the exons ATGGCGTGGCGTTTGAGGAAGGAGGCGTTGGAGGACGTGGCGGTCATCGGAGGGCTGATCGGCGTCCAATTCGTCTACGCCGGCAACTCGGTGCTGCTGAGTTACCTGCTGTCGCTCGGCTTCAACCCGCTCACGCTCGTCATCCTCTCCGCTCTCGCCACCTTCGTCATCCTCTCCCCCGTGGCCGTCCTCTTcgaa AGGCATTTGTGGCCTAGAAAGATCGGCTGGAAGCTGATGCTGCAACTCGTTTTGATTTCCTTCACGGG cGTGACCATGTTTCAATCCCTGTTCCTGAAGGGTATCAAGATGACATCTCCGGCCATGGCCACTGCCATGCCAAACCTTGCTCCGGGGCTGATCTTCGTGATCGCTTGGGCCATCAG ATTAGAGAAAGTTAAGTGGAGCTGCGTGTACAGCAAAGTCAAGATAGTAGGCACACTTATGTGTGTGGCTGGTGCTCTGGCAATGAGCGTAATGCACAGTGCGGGAAAGAAGGAGGATAAATTTACCTCTGCCTCATCAGACGTCGTCTTCGACAAGGAAAAGATCATAGGATGCTTATATCTCATGGGGGCGGTTTTCGTACTGTCGAGCAACATCGTTCTGCAG GCCGTGACTTTGGGTCAATTTCCTGCACCAATGTCCTTGTGCGCGATAACATCCTTAATTGGGGCGTTCACAACTGTGGCTGTGCAGCTATTTGAAGATTACAAGTCGTTGTTCAGTTTGCCACTTGTGAGCTTCGGAAGCGTAGTTGGATTTTCACTACTG GCAGGTAGTGTTGGCGGACTAACGGTGAGCTTCAATGGATGGGCAATGAAGAAAAGAGGGCCAGTCTTGGTATCAATGTTTAGCCCCGTTGGAACAGTGTGCTCGGTTGTTCTCTCCGTTCTCACCATTGGTGACACCATCAAACTAGGAAG CCTCGCGGGTATGCTCCTTATGTTCACCGGTCTCTACTTCGTACTGTGGGCTAAAGGCAAAGAAGGTTACTCACATGGAGATGACTTAGAAAGTGAGTTTGATGCAGAGAAGCCTCTTTTAACTTGA